The Chryseobacterium nakagawai genome has a segment encoding these proteins:
- a CDS encoding TonB-dependent receptor, with amino-acid sequence MKTQGQKILFLLLFFSFILGYSQVKVSGKVTYKNKGIGEVNVTLKDTYDGATTDAQGNFSFETTEKGNHILTFTHPKYEEVERNIVIDNQEVILNVQLKEQISEIDAVVVSAGSIEASDKKRATALLSPIDIYTTAGADGQISSALTYLPGVQKVGGTEGLFIRGGTGTETKIFMDGSLINNYFSNSIPGIAGRDQFNTSLFKGNIFSSGGYSALYGQALSGALLLESVDLPDQSSYDFGISPIFLSAGFQRLSEDKNHSYGATLGYSMLNLMQKVFNFNTNFIDAPKGLNSDFNFRIKTKSGGFFKYYGMYNSNKMGVKTESLEPGYDFALVRLNGANTYHNLSFRQKFGKYLLNVGGSYSYNKSDLNFSTETNEVESGKTRLLTDGSYINFKVVMERKINRISALRGGLEFNNTNEKLDFEQVNKRYKDLISSAFVETDLGFSNALSAKVGVRAEHSSYLNKSNIAPRLALAYRFAKDWTSSIAYGLFYQNPESKYINGPANLDFQKSQHYIFQIQRASEGRTLRFEAFYKKYDQLIKTFNVTPDKEQNQQVQTAMNNDGYGYAKGLELFWRDNKKTFKNIDYWITYSFLDSKRDFLNYPVSLKPSFAAEHTLSAVVKRFIPEWKLGVNLSYTYAKGRPYYDIASTFENGKAVNYTRNEGRLKDYNALNFSINYLPNLGKKDARAFTVFVLSISNVLGSKNVYGYNFSVDGARSSAVVPPVNTFVFVGAFISFGADKTQDAINNNL; translated from the coding sequence ATGAAAACTCAAGGACAAAAAATACTATTTCTGCTTTTGTTTTTTTCTTTTATACTGGGGTATTCTCAGGTGAAAGTTTCAGGAAAAGTAACGTATAAAAACAAAGGAATAGGAGAAGTAAATGTCACTTTAAAAGATACATATGATGGTGCAACAACTGATGCTCAGGGGAACTTTTCTTTTGAAACGACTGAAAAAGGCAATCACATATTAACTTTTACTCATCCCAAGTATGAAGAAGTGGAAAGAAACATTGTTATTGACAATCAGGAGGTAATATTGAATGTGCAGCTTAAAGAACAAATCAGTGAAATTGATGCTGTAGTGGTTTCTGCGGGTTCCATTGAGGCCAGTGATAAAAAAAGAGCAACCGCATTGCTGTCACCTATTGATATCTATACTACAGCCGGTGCAGACGGACAAATTTCTTCAGCTTTAACATATCTTCCGGGAGTACAGAAAGTGGGAGGTACTGAAGGGTTGTTCATTAGAGGAGGAACCGGAACTGAAACCAAAATCTTTATGGATGGCAGCCTTATCAACAACTATTTTTCCAATTCTATTCCGGGAATTGCAGGGAGAGATCAGTTCAATACTTCTTTGTTTAAAGGAAATATATTTTCAAGTGGCGGATACTCTGCATTATACGGACAGGCTCTTTCCGGGGCATTATTACTGGAAAGTGTTGACCTGCCGGATCAGAGTTCCTATGATTTTGGAATTTCACCGATCTTTTTAAGCGCAGGTTTCCAGAGGCTTAGTGAAGATAAAAACCATTCCTATGGAGCGACCCTTGGATATTCAATGTTGAATTTGATGCAAAAGGTTTTTAATTTCAATACAAATTTTATTGATGCTCCCAAAGGATTGAACAGCGACTTCAACTTTAGAATTAAAACAAAATCAGGAGGATTTTTTAAATATTATGGAATGTATAATTCTAACAAAATGGGCGTGAAAACAGAGAGTCTGGAACCCGGATATGATTTTGCCCTGGTAAGATTAAATGGTGCAAATACCTATCATAATCTCTCTTTCAGACAGAAATTCGGAAAATATCTTCTCAATGTGGGAGGGTCTTACTCATACAACAAATCAGATCTTAATTTCTCTACCGAAACCAATGAAGTGGAATCAGGTAAAACCAGATTATTAACAGATGGGAGTTATATTAATTTCAAGGTTGTTATGGAAAGAAAAATAAATAGAATCAGTGCATTGAGAGGAGGTTTGGAATTCAATAATACCAATGAAAAACTCGATTTTGAGCAGGTGAACAAACGGTATAAAGATTTGATTTCTTCTGCTTTTGTAGAGACAGATTTAGGCTTCAGTAATGCATTGTCTGCTAAAGTAGGGGTGCGAGCGGAGCATTCATCGTATTTAAATAAAAGTAATATTGCCCCCAGGTTAGCATTGGCTTACCGTTTTGCAAAAGACTGGACAAGCTCTATTGCGTATGGACTTTTCTATCAAAATCCTGAAAGTAAATATATCAACGGACCAGCTAACCTGGATTTTCAAAAATCACAACATTATATTTTTCAGATCCAGAGAGCTTCAGAAGGAAGAACCTTACGTTTCGAGGCATTTTATAAAAAATATGATCAGTTAATTAAAACATTTAATGTAACACCGGACAAAGAACAAAATCAACAGGTACAAACTGCAATGAATAATGACGGTTATGGTTATGCCAAAGGACTTGAATTGTTTTGGAGAGACAATAAAAAAACATTCAAAAATATAGATTACTGGATCACCTATTCATTCCTGGATTCTAAAAGAGATTTTCTCAATTATCCGGTGAGTCTCAAACCGAGCTTTGCAGCAGAACATACCCTTTCTGCTGTGGTAAAGAGATTCATTCCTGAATGGAAGCTTGGGGTAAATCTATCATACACTTATGCAAAAGGGCGACCTTATTATGATATTGCCTCTACATTTGAGAATGGTAAGGCTGTTAATTACACTAGAAATGAAGGAAGACTGAAAGACTATAACGCCCTTAATTTCAGTATCAATTATCTTCCCAATCTTGGAAAAAAGGATGCACGGGCATTTACGGTATTTGTGTTGAGTATTTCCAATGTGCTGGGATCAAAAAATGTGTATGGCTATAATTTTTCAGTAGACGGGGCAAGAAGCTCAGCCGTGGTTCCACCTGTAAACACCTTTGTATTTGTGGGAGCTTTTATAAGCTTCGGAGCAGATAAAACACAAGACGCTATCAATAATAACCTATAA
- a CDS encoding 2TM domain-containing protein — protein MKRKDIITMFWISFIVSMFFFFAFTGEKNLENFVLTILISLLYTFVLGGGNGLLNNFLNKKFPWSEETSKRAVISIISVIIINIILVYFCNYINFVLIQKAATTEEYFSGKYNLANWFTINIALLISAFLHAKGFMQELKKTSRKEVVEQKLIAKSANAQFESLKNQLDPHFLFNSLNVLSSLIDENPNQAQKFTASMSKIYRYVLEQKDKELVTVEDEIEFARTYCDLLKTRFEDSVDFTFDVKKEDYRKFVVPLSLQLLLENCIKHNFATSSKPLVIRIFSENDILCIENNLQVREQIKESSGIGLANIVQRYSLLTKRNVFIEKSEDYFKVKLPMLINKPHIVSEKSDDDLKAYKKAQKRMKEIKDFYMNLISYCIVIPFLIFINLFTKSSFHWFWFPVFGWGIGVASHAFQVFGVGDSWQEKKIREIMNNQKNNNDGNI, from the coding sequence ATGAAACGTAAGGATATTATCACCATGTTTTGGATTTCATTCATAGTCTCCATGTTTTTCTTTTTTGCCTTTACAGGAGAGAAAAATCTGGAAAACTTTGTGCTGACCATACTCATTTCACTTCTGTATACTTTTGTATTAGGAGGTGGAAACGGATTGTTGAACAACTTTCTCAATAAAAAGTTTCCCTGGTCTGAGGAAACATCCAAAAGAGCGGTGATAAGCATTATTTCCGTTATTATTATCAATATTATATTAGTCTATTTTTGTAACTATATCAATTTTGTATTGATCCAGAAGGCGGCTACTACGGAAGAATATTTTTCAGGAAAATATAACCTTGCCAACTGGTTTACCATCAACATTGCATTGCTTATTTCTGCCTTTCTTCACGCCAAAGGTTTTATGCAGGAACTGAAGAAGACTTCCAGAAAAGAAGTGGTAGAGCAGAAGCTCATTGCCAAGTCTGCCAATGCACAGTTTGAAAGTTTAAAAAATCAGCTGGACCCTCACTTTCTTTTTAATTCTTTAAATGTCTTAAGCTCATTGATTGATGAGAACCCTAATCAGGCACAAAAGTTTACCGCTTCAATGTCAAAGATTTACCGTTACGTACTTGAACAGAAAGATAAAGAGCTGGTAACAGTGGAAGATGAAATAGAATTTGCCAGAACCTATTGTGATCTTTTAAAAACCAGGTTTGAAGACAGTGTTGATTTTACTTTTGATGTTAAGAAAGAAGACTACCGGAAATTTGTGGTACCTCTGTCATTACAGCTTCTGTTGGAAAACTGTATTAAACATAATTTTGCCACATCATCAAAGCCATTGGTCATCAGAATTTTTTCAGAAAATGATATTCTTTGTATTGAGAATAATTTACAGGTAAGGGAACAGATCAAAGAAAGCTCGGGAATTGGATTGGCTAATATTGTACAACGGTATTCTCTGCTTACTAAAAGAAATGTTTTCATTGAAAAATCTGAAGATTATTTTAAAGTAAAACTTCCGATGCTCATTAATAAGCCTCATATTGTCAGTGAAAAGTCTGATGATGATCTTAAAGCTTATAAGAAAGCTCAGAAGAGAATGAAAGAGATCAAGGATTTCTATATGAACCTGATTTCTTACTGTATTGTGATTCCCTTTTTGATCTTTATTAATCTTTTTACCAAAAGCTCGTTTCACTGGTTTTGGTTTCCGGTATTCGGATGGGGAATTGGAGTAGCTTCTCATGCTTTTCAGGTTTTCGGAGTGGGAGATTCATGGCAGGAAAAGAAGATCCGTGAAATTATGAACAATCAAAAAAATAATAATGATGGAAACATTTAA
- a CDS encoding 2TM domain-containing protein, whose amino-acid sequence MMETFNENDIQYQKAKRYVEKLRGFYAHLFVYVIINVLIVFYNYSHLKPGESYFEFKNFFTLTFWGIGILVHAMTVFLSKNGYLQNWEEKKIRELIEKEKKNQ is encoded by the coding sequence ATGATGGAAACATTTAACGAAAATGATATTCAATATCAGAAAGCAAAAAGATATGTTGAGAAACTAAGGGGCTTTTACGCTCATTTATTTGTCTATGTCATTATTAATGTGTTGATTGTATTTTACAATTATAGCCATCTGAAACCCGGAGAAAGCTATTTTGAGTTCAAAAATTTCTTTACACTTACATTCTGGGGTATTGGGATATTGGTGCATGCCATGACAGTCTTTCTTTCAAAAAATGGCTACCTGCAGAATTGGGAGGAAAAGAAGATTCGTGAATTGATAGAAAAAGAGAAGAAAAACCAATAG
- a CDS encoding methyltransferase family protein, which produces MNALEILYILSMMAWFLSEFLYKNMLKSGKDDKKGKDKSTLNILWLVIPFSIAAAITISNLSTLPISQGNWIMYGGEALILIGIIFRFIIIRSLGKYFTVDVTIKEDHKIKREGFYKYLRHPSYAFSLLTSLGLGLYLNNWLSLVFAFLPPFLAFAYRIRIEEQALVEQFGDEYIQYRKTTKKLIPFIY; this is translated from the coding sequence ATGAATGCTTTAGAAATTCTGTACATACTATCCATGATGGCTTGGTTTCTTAGTGAGTTTCTTTATAAAAACATGTTGAAATCCGGGAAAGATGATAAAAAAGGAAAGGATAAATCCACCCTTAATATTCTCTGGCTGGTGATCCCTTTTTCAATTGCAGCAGCAATAACGATTTCCAATCTTTCAACGTTACCGATTAGCCAAGGAAACTGGATAATGTATGGGGGAGAGGCCCTTATTCTTATCGGTATTATTTTCAGGTTTATCATTATCAGATCTTTAGGGAAATACTTTACGGTGGATGTTACCATTAAAGAAGATCACAAGATCAAAAGAGAAGGCTTTTATAAGTATTTGAGACATCCATCATATGCTTTTTCTCTGCTTACTTCTTTGGGACTTGGGTTATATCTCAATAATTGGCTGTCACTTGTTTTTGCTTTTTTACCTCCGTTTTTAGCCTTTGCTTATAGAATCAGAATAGAAGAACAGGCTCTCGTAGAACAATTCGGTGACGAATATATTCAATACAGAAAAACAACAAAAAAACTCATTCCGTTTATCTACTAA